The Poseidonibacter lekithochrous region AAAGAAGAGTTTGAAACTAAGTTAAGAGATATGGGTTCAATGTATCATATTCATCACCCTTTTCATGTAAGAATGTATGAAGGTTCGTGTACTAAAGAAGAGATTCAAGGTTGGGTAGCGAATAGATTTTATTATCAAACTGCAATTCCAATTAAAGATGCAGCTATTATGTCAAATAATCCTCCAATTGAAGATAGAAGAAAATGGGTTGATAGAATTTTAGATCATGATAGTGAAGGTGGAGGAATTGAAGCTTGGCTTGATTTAGGAGTTGCAGTTGGACTTAAAAAAGAAGATTTACTTTCTCATAAATTTGTATTACCAGCGGTTAAATTTGCAGTTGATGCATATATTAATTTTGCAAAACAAAGACCTTGGAAGGAAGCTGCAATGTCATCTTTAACAGAGATGTTTGCACCTCAAATTCATCAACAAAGACTTGATACTTGGCCAAAAAATTATCCTTGGATTGAACAAGATGGATTAAGATATTTCCAAAAAAGATTAAGTGAAGCAAGACGAGATGTTCAGCATGGATTATCTATGACCTTAGAGGAATTTGATACTATTGAATTACAAAATAGAGCATGCGAAATATTACAGTTTAAATTAGATATTCTATGGACAATGTGTGATGCTTTATACTTAGCATACGAGTTAAAAAGACCACCATACTTTAATATTAAGGATTGTAATGCAACTAGAAAAATCACTTGTGATCAATAATCACTTTCAGCTTCAATGGGAAGAGAAACAAGATTGTTTTGTATTGTTATATCCAGAGGGAATGGTTCAATTAAGCCAAAGTGCCGGTGAAATTCTAAACCTTTGTGATGGGAAAAATAATACTCAAAATATTGCAGCTTTATTAGAAGAGAAGTTTAATACTAGTGAATTACTAAATGATATTATTGAATTTTTAGAAGATGCTATGAGTAGAAAGTGGGTACTTTATAATGAATAGTGAAATAAAACCTCCTTTATGGATACTTTTGGAATTAACTCATAAGTGTCCTTTGGAGTGTTCATACTGTTATAATCAGTTAGATTTTACAAATACACAAGATGCTATGAGTAAAGATGACTGGTTTAGAGTTATGAATGAAGCTCGTGAA contains the following coding sequences:
- the pqqD gene encoding pyrroloquinoline quinone biosynthesis peptide chaperone PqqD; translation: MQLEKSLVINNHFQLQWEEKQDCFVLLYPEGMVQLSQSAGEILNLCDGKNNTQNIAALLEEKFNTSELLNDIIEFLEDAMSRKWVLYNE
- the pqqC gene encoding pyrroloquinoline-quinone synthase PqqC, translating into MNKKMNELLSKEEFETKLRDMGSMYHIHHPFHVRMYEGSCTKEEIQGWVANRFYYQTAIPIKDAAIMSNNPPIEDRRKWVDRILDHDSEGGGIEAWLDLGVAVGLKKEDLLSHKFVLPAVKFAVDAYINFAKQRPWKEAAMSSLTEMFAPQIHQQRLDTWPKNYPWIEQDGLRYFQKRLSEARRDVQHGLSMTLEEFDTIELQNRACEILQFKLDILWTMCDALYLAYELKRPPYFNIKDCNATRKITCDQ